TATTCCGGCTTCAAGGAGTGCCGGAATATATTCTATCATACATAAGTCTTTTGCACTGAGGAGGTATTTTCCCCTGCTTTGCATGACAAGATCGTTTTCTCCGTGAAGCTCCCACTCCCAGCGGCAGGGCTGGGTGCACTCCCCGCAGTTTCCGGATTTTCCAAGGACATATGCAGACAGGTGGCACCTTCCCGAAACTGCCATACACATAGCACCGTGAACGAAAGTTTCGACCTGTATCTCTGTCTGCTGCCTGATTTTCCGGATTTCTTCTAAGGAAAGTTCCCTTGAAAGCACTATACGTTCTGCACCAAGGGTTCTGTAAAACTCTGCAGTTTCATGATTTGTTACATTTGCCTGTGTGGAGATATGGGTCCTGAGTCCGGCTTTGCGCGCTTTCAGGATAACAGCCGGGTCCCAGGCAATAACTGCATTTACTCTGGCTTTTGCGGCTGCAGCTATCACATGGTCTGCTTCCTCAAGCCTGTCTTCGTTTACTGTTGAATTCACAGCCAGATAGGCTTTTAACCCCCGTGCTTTAACCTCAGAGACAAACTTTTCAAGGTTTTCAAGAGTGACGTCTTTTGCTTTTGCCCTCAGGCTGAGCTTATCAGTTGAGAAATAGACAGCGTCGGCATACTTATAACAGGCTTCAAGCCCTGCAAGGTTCCTGATGCCCATTATGAGTTCCGGGCCTGGACTATTGTACATGAGAGAGGGAATGCCTGAACTCCGATTTAAAAATATCTTTATTGCATTTTATTACTTACCTACATTTATCAGTCCAACAAATAACAGTAAGAAATGTAAACTTTTTCCATTTAGTTAAAGGATAACTGGTTAACGGAAAACTATATATAAGCGTACTGCATTTTTCAAAATGGGGATGAAGTCAAATTAATTAGAGATTAATTTAGCGTACAGACTATAGAAACAAGTAAAGATTGTTAATATCTCAAATATGGGGGTATATTAAATGGAATACGAACTCGAAGAAGTCGAAAGAGACTATGTGGAATTCCGCAAGGAAATGGGAGAAGAATAAACATAAACCGTAAGTGCATTAAAAAATGCCGACGACCATATCTCAGAATTTATCAATATTTTTTTCTATTTTTTTCCTTTTAAAGAAAAAAATTGTTTTTGTTTGTCCAAATCGTAGAGTAATTTTTATTTTATTGTGACTCTTGGTTTGTTTAAAACAAATACTTGATTTCGAACACGTTTACCTGATGAAATCTTAACCCAAGAGATCCGCTTTTTTGTCTCATGTTAATATGTTTATACTCCTTAAGGTATTGCAATATCTGATTGTTTTTATTTTCAATTAGATTTCAATATCTACTGTGCTTCAATGTTCATGCGCTTAAAATCTACCCGATTAACAGATACTAAAATTTATGAAAAAAGTGTGTTACAAATAATAGCATTTTTTTAGCCGATTAAGATCAAGTAACATTTCGCAAATATTATATATTTAATTTTTGTTCTATGCTTAAAGCTAAAGCTTGGAACCATTAGCCAGCACTGAAATTAGCTTAAATTTTTATCTCATAAAAATTTTTATGAAAATAAACTTCTGGGACAATTGTAAACACATGTAGGGATCGATATAATGAAAAACAAAATAATTGCATTTGACTTTTTAAGGGCATTAGCAATAATTATGATTATTCCCGCTCATTTGAGTAGCTATTTGTTTTCTAAATATAGCAAGTTAGCACTCTATGCTTTTGATCCTTATTTTGCAAACATGGGTTTGGGACTCTTTATATTTATGAGTGGATACCTTCTATATTATAACAACTACTCGATAAACTCACTTGAAAATGTGTTTGATTTTTACAAAAAAAGGCTTCTCAGAATCTATCCTCTTTACTGGTCTGCACTCGCCATCTTTGTAATGATATTTTACGTACTTGCTCCCAGGTTAGATTCAGGCTTTGTATTTCCTAACTCAGATAATGTGTTTACTTTTTATAATGTACTTGTACATGCACTGGGACTGCAAATCCTGCTTGCGCCGGCTTATGCTACTCCTATGTTAACTCTCTATTTTGTGGGCTTGATTGTTATTTTCTATGCCATTTATCCGTTTATTATCATGTACTCAAAGAGTACAAAGAGCCTTTTATTTTCCTCACTTATCGTATACTCTGGTTTTTTTTTAATCTCAAAAACTTTCAATGTTATTGACCACCGTTTTTTCATGTTTTTTCTAATCTTTATGTTTGGAATCATTGTCTGCAGAGAAAATCTGTTTGAAAAAGCCGTAAAAACCCCCAAAACATCTTTTTTTCAGATCCTGCTGGCAGTTCTTCCGGTTATTTTCGTGCTGGTAATTGTTTTAGGATTGAGAAGTTCAATGTTTCTAGACCCAAAAATTTCTGTTACTATTGATAACGGTAGCGGGACAATTAGCTCTTTCACAGTAAGATCTATTATGGACAGTGTAGCGGGCTTACTGGGTGTCAATTCACCTCTTTTACAATTCATTATTGACACAGCGCTACTTAATATCTTTATAATAATATTCTGCGTTTTTGAGTATTCGCTTGCTATGAGGTTTATCAATGATAAATTTTCACGTTATTTAAGTTCTTTTTTTACGCATATTGCTACATCTTCATACTGTGTTTATTTATTTCACAGACCTTTTTTTGTTCTGTGGAATTCGGGAACGAATTTCATAAACTCTCCAATTTTACGTGATGTTATTATGCTGTTTGTAGCCATTCCCCTGTTATTCTTTACTTCATATCACATTCAAAAAATTGAATTAAACCTGAAAAATAGTTTCTCGTCGAGGAAATTCCCCGGAAAGAAATTACCTTACATGAGGGCCATTATAGGTTTCAATAAATGAGAATAGTAAAGGAAACGAGTAAACAAGGTTAATAAGATCACAGAAATTTGACCCACAGCAAAAAGAGGAACTGGAAACTGGGGCTGAAGAGGTAGAAGAAGAGTTATCCAAATAATTAAGCTCGTTTTGGGCTTTCCGGAACGCTTCTGGAAAACCCAATTTTTGAATATTTTAGTAATCAAGTGATCCACTATTGATGTTTTATTATACCTTGAAATTAGTTACTTTGATTTAAAGATTAAATACAAATTAAATAGGCAGAAAATGAGTCGAAAGCCAGGTAAAAAGCCGTTTTTTTCGCGTAGCTTCCCGGTTCTTCAGGCTCAGCAAAATAAAGCCTTTTTCTGTCCGGACAATACATATCAAGATCAAGCCGAATTCTTTCTATAAGGTCCATGCAGCAGGTTTCTGTGACTCCATAATTTTCCTGCAGAATTTTTATCAGAACTTCGATCTCAATTCCGTCGTGGATAATTTTTTGCAGGCCCTGCAGGATATTCCCAACAAGCTCTTCTTCAGGTAGGGAATCCTTTACCTCGATATTTTCAATCACATACCTGCAAGCCTGTTTCTCCCCTTCAAATTGCAGGTGCTCCAGAGCGGACAAGCTTATATCGTGGTATATTTCATTACCACAGACCGGACAACGTGTTTTTACAAACATTATTTACCTCCCTGCGGAAGATAAATTACTTTTAGGCATATAAGAAAGAATCAAGCGTGCTGAAAGTACTTAGAACCTGAGTGAGAAGCTATTCAAAAACCGAGTGAGGAACCAGTTTCAGTATGATAACAGTAGTTGTTGTCGAATCTATCAGTTAACTGAAGATATAAAACCAAACAAATTTGCCTCTTTACTTCACCAGAAAATTTTAAATATTATAAAAATAATTAAGAAATCACAAGTTATATAAAACTTGGAAAAACGGAAAAACGGATTTCCGGATAATATGACGTCAGATAGTAAGAAAGACGTAAATAATGTTTTTAATAAGATTCAGTGTGCACTATTAATTAAAACTAATTTGCGCATATTATTCAAAAAAAACTCTTCTAAGGTTTTCTTCTTTATTTCCTTTCTCTTTTTCCGATTCGCGGGCATTTTTACTTACATTTTCCAATTCTTTATATAAAAGGACTCCTAGGGTATCTTCAGGACTGAGATTTAATTCTCCAGAAATTCTGGCAAGAATTTGAGCATTCTTTTTTGATAAAAAAACCGGCTCTACATCTTCTTTGCCCCAATGTAATAGTACAACTTTCTCGATATTCATTTTTTTGATCTGCTTGACACAAAACTCTATTCCATGACTTCGACTACTAAATATTTTTTCATCGCATAATCTGTCAAGCCATAACACAAGATCGTCATCCATTGAGATAGTGAACCGTTCTTTCATCGCTAAACCATACCATTGATTATAATATAAACAATTGTATGAAATTAGAACCGATAATAAGCTATTTATGAGAATAATTAATACTATAATATGATTAATTCACCAGAATGTAGAGAGGTATAGGAAAAGATAGAGTGGAAATACAGAAGAAAATGAAGTGTAAAAAGGAGGTAAAATGCTGAATAAAAAGAGAAGTACAAGAGCAGGACTCTGCGACACAATTTTCCGGAAATCTAAACAATATATGGAGAGTGTAGTCCTCCTGTTAGTTCCTTTATTTTTAACAAGCCAAAAGATAGAAAAGACAGAAATAAATGCTGAAACCTGGAGAAGAACAGTTTTTCTCTGGAGAGATGAAACCGAAAGCACATATTCGGCAAATAATTTACGGATCGAGGAAGACGACTATCGTCTACTCGTTCAAAACATCGAAGGTTTCATAGGATTCAGGGTAGATGAGAACTTTATACCTGTATTCATTGACGGAGCAGTTAATGACATAACCGGATACAGTATAGAGGATTTTTTATCCCGCAGAATAAAATGGTTAGGAATAGTCATAGCTGAAGACCGGGCTCTAATTTTTGAGAATATCGAAAAAACTCTATCCAACCCGACTGTCTCAACCGAGTTTGAGTACAGGATACGGAGCAGGGATGGAGAAATAAAATGGGTTCGGCAGGTTATTCAGAAAATTCCGGCAGGCTACGGAAAGCCCGGAGAAATACAGGGATTCGTTCGTGATATTACCAGGCATAAATTAGCAGAGATTTCCCTGGAAATAATTAAGGACGCACACATAAAAGAAATAAATCACAGGATAAAGAATAACCTTCAGGTGATCTCATCCCTACTCAGTCTCGAGGCTGAGAAGTTTACTGACCCTGAGGTTCTTGAAGCCTTTCGGGAAAGCCAGAACCGCATAGCTTCGATGTCTTTAATCCATCAGGAACTTTACACAGAAGAAACAGATACAATTGACTTTTCAGATTACCTCCGGAAACTCACTGCAGGTCTTTTCGGTTCATACAGAGTGGGAAAAGACGAGATCAGTTTGAAGCTGGATCTTGAGCAGGTATATATTGAAACAAACACTGCAGTAGCCCTTGGCATTATTGTTAACGAACTGGTTTCAAATGCCCTGAAGTATGCCTTTCCGGCTGGAAAAGAAGGGAAAATCTGCATAAGCCTTTCCAGGGTGAAGAAATATGAAAAACAATACGAAAACTCTGGAAATCCAAGAACAGTACCAGACTGCCTGAACGAAAACGATTTGCCGTTTATACTGACCGTAGAAGATGATGGTCAGGGAATTCCGGAATGGGTGGACTTTAGGAACACAGATTCCCTGGGTCTGCAGCTTGTAAATATTTTTGTCGAGCAGATAGAAGGTTCTATCGAACTTATAAGAGACAGCGGGACAAAGTTCAATATTCACTTCAGCAGACTGAAAAATGGGAAACTAGGCTGAAAAAGTGAGAACTGAAACTCCTGCAGATAGAGTTTCGGTCTCTGATTAAAAACATACTTATGCGGTTTCTAATGTACAAAATGCGGCAACTCTTGAGGTTGAGAACCAATAAAACAAAAAGAGATAAAAAGATATTCAGAAAAAGCCTTGAGATTATACGCTGAGGGGGAGAAATTAAACCTCGTAGGACTAACCTACAGATTAAAAGATTCTCGTACAGATCCGCAGATTGAGTCAAAGATATACAAGTATAAACTTATTCATTACAAATCTTTTAGGAATATGCTTGTTAATTTCGATGAGTAAAGGGTTATTATAAAAAATATAAGAAAAACAGATGCAGTTTAAAGAATGCCTTCTGATAGTGAAAAAATAGTAGAATTTTTATCAGAAAATATATGGTTTCATTTATTGTCACACTATACAGCCTTATGCTCCAAATCAGCAATGATTCCAGCCGAGTATTCAGACAGAGGATACTCAACCAGCAATAAATCTGGATCTTCAAGCAGATCATAAATACCTTTTTCTATCAAGGCTGTTGATATCCCTCTTCTTCTAAATGCGGGGAACGTGTAAATGTCTATTAATTTCCAGGTATCATAAACCTCACGATCAATATTCACTATATCTTCTACAACGACGCAAATCCTACAGGAATTCCATTTAATATATACAGATATGAAACTTCCTCAAATCCTATATATTTAGTTAAGGAAGTCCTGGAAAAGGAAAGGCAAAGAAAAAGGAATTTCACTTATATGCTTTGTCGTGAGGACTAAACTTCAAAAAAAGTGATGGTTTCATTAGTATTATCTATTTCATAGATTAGAACGAAGTGGCCAATGTGAACTCTGCGAAGTCCTTTAAGTACATTCCGCAAAGGTTTTCCACACTCTGGATTTTCTAGAATACTGTTGACAGTTTTTCTTAAAACGGCTATAAAGAACAGAATCCTTTTTGAAGAGGACCTTTGTTTCTTTTTCAAAATCGGGTGATAAAACTACCTGATATGTCATTTTTCAAGGCTGCTAAAAAAGTCATCTACTATGTTGAACTTGATACCTTTCCCGTTGAGGACTTCTAAATGAATTCCTGGGAAGAAAAACTATTTAAAGAATTTATCCCTTCTCCTGGCCAGCACGGCTTGGAGATCGGGAACACAGGATCAGGAAAAACAACCCTCATGTATTGGCTACTGTACGGCTTTCTCAACGCTCGGACTCAACTCCCTCCAGACCTCTGGGAAACTCTTCTCTGGTTTGATAGGGGGAAATCCTCCGAAGTCCTGCAGCTCTCCAGGATGGCACCCGTCAGACTCGTAGCATCCTCTCATGGCTGGCGAAAACTCCGGCCAGGCATAAGGTCCTCTTTCCAGTTCTTAATCTCCCTCAGAGGCGCCAACTATCCCAGCAGCGAACAGCCAAAGCTCTACCGATTCAACCGCTCTTTGAAAAACTCGAACCCGGCCAGGCAATAATAGCCTTTCCCACAAAGACCTTTACGGATAAGATCCGGATACCCTGGTACGGAAAAGGTGAAGACCTCGGCTATATCAGATATCTCGGCCATCTCGAACCCGAACACAAACCCAGGACATCAAAATCAAGCGTATCCCTTGAAGATCTCGTAAC
The genomic region above belongs to Methanosarcina horonobensis HB-1 = JCM 15518 and contains:
- a CDS encoding type II toxin-antitoxin system RelE/ParE family toxin, encoding MKKKQRSSSKRILFFIAVLRKTVNSILENPECGKPLRNVLKGLRRVHIGHFVLIYEIDNTNETITFFEV
- a CDS encoding sensor histidine kinase produces the protein MLNKKRSTRAGLCDTIFRKSKQYMESVVLLLVPLFLTSQKIEKTEINAETWRRTVFLWRDETESTYSANNLRIEEDDYRLLVQNIEGFIGFRVDENFIPVFIDGAVNDITGYSIEDFLSRRIKWLGIVIAEDRALIFENIEKTLSNPTVSTEFEYRIRSRDGEIKWVRQVIQKIPAGYGKPGEIQGFVRDITRHKLAEISLEIIKDAHIKEINHRIKNNLQVISSLLSLEAEKFTDPEVLEAFRESQNRIASMSLIHQELYTEETDTIDFSDYLRKLTAGLFGSYRVGKDEISLKLDLEQVYIETNTAVALGIIVNELVSNALKYAFPAGKEGKICISLSRVKKYEKQYENSGNPRTVPDCLNENDLPFILTVEDDGQGIPEWVDFRNTDSLGLQLVNIFVEQIEGSIELIRDSGTKFNIHFSRLKNGKLG
- a CDS encoding peptidase U32 family protein — protein: MYNSPGPELIMGIRNLAGLEACYKYADAVYFSTDKLSLRAKAKDVTLENLEKFVSEVKARGLKAYLAVNSTVNEDRLEEADHVIAAAAKARVNAVIAWDPAVILKARKAGLRTHISTQANVTNHETAEFYRTLGAERIVLSRELSLEEIRKIRQQTEIQVETFVHGAMCMAVSGRCHLSAYVLGKSGNCGECTQPCRWEWELHGENDLVMQSRGKYLLSAKDLCMIEYIPALLEAGIDAFKVEGRLRDPGYLEVVSRCYREAIDACKEGTYTREKADTWRSGLAAVYNRGFSTGFYFGVPGLEGFSPEKGMNASEKKRRAVGIVENYYPKKQAAAIKLLEGGLATGDEILIEGNTTYLKQQVSSLMKKGINLQTAEKGDEVGLAVDRAVRKNDRIFII
- a CDS encoding acyltransferase family protein; the encoded protein is MKNKIIAFDFLRALAIIMIIPAHLSSYLFSKYSKLALYAFDPYFANMGLGLFIFMSGYLLYYNNYSINSLENVFDFYKKRLLRIYPLYWSALAIFVMIFYVLAPRLDSGFVFPNSDNVFTFYNVLVHALGLQILLAPAYATPMLTLYFVGLIVIFYAIYPFIIMYSKSTKSLLFSSLIVYSGFFLISKTFNVIDHRFFMFFLIFMFGIIVCRENLFEKAVKTPKTSFFQILLAVLPVIFVLVIVLGLRSSMFLDPKISVTIDNGSGTISSFTVRSIMDSVAGLLGVNSPLLQFIIDTALLNIFIIIFCVFEYSLAMRFINDKFSRYLSSFFTHIATSSYCVYLFHRPFFVLWNSGTNFINSPILRDVIMLFVAIPLLFFTSYHIQKIELNLKNSFSSRKFPGKKLPYMRAIIGFNK
- a CDS encoding GNAT family N-acetyltransferase, translated to MNIDREVYDTWKLIDIYTFPAFRRRGISTALIEKGIYDLLEDPDLLLVEYPLSEYSAGIIADLEHKAV